The following proteins come from a genomic window of Fontisubflavum oceani:
- the glyS gene encoding glycine--tRNA ligase subunit beta: MPDLLLELFSEEIPARMQRRAAEDLKKLVTDGLVEAGLTYASAGAFSTPRRLALTIEGLLDASPMLQEVRRGPRADAPEKALDGFLRSTGLSKAQLELREEKKGSFYFATIEKPGRPAAEIIAEVIPQVIRNFPWPKSMRWGNGPLRWVRPLHSILCILSAEDGSETVAFDVDGIASGNTTKGHRFMAPGAFAVNAFADYEAKLKQAKVILSAEERAEHIWHDATNMAFAAGLEVVEDPGLLAEVAGLVEWPVVLMGQIGADFLDLPPEVLQTSMKEHQKFFSVRNPKTGRIERFITVANRETADQGKTILAGNEKVLAARLSDAKFFWENDLRVARGGMQPWLDQLGNVTFHAELGTQAARIDRIAALAREIAPVVGAEADQAEQAARIAKADLSTAMVYELPELQGLMGRYYAEAAGFSAEIAAVAEDHYAPLGPSDDLPEAPLSVAVALADKIDTLTGFWVIDEKPTGSKDPFALRRAALGIIRIVLGGDRRINLDRFIDSQILKHKIAINRSGAKEAEIAALEDVLQAIAAHGVFGAAFEAVMNVIRDNGKDEPETGEGSLLRTVGDLVPDISTDLLAFFHDRLKVHLRDEGIRHDVIDACLAMPGHDDLTLIVMRARALAAFLESDEGGNLLQGYKRAANILSQAEAADGVEYRYGADVKYAETDEECALFAALDQAEQAIAPALDAEDFATAMTEMAHLRGPIDGFFDAVQVNAENQVLRRNRLNLLHQIVEICTQVADLSHIEG, from the coding sequence ATGCCTGACCTGTTGTTGGAGCTGTTTTCCGAAGAAATCCCCGCCCGGATGCAACGCCGCGCGGCGGAAGACTTGAAAAAGCTGGTGACTGACGGCTTGGTCGAGGCTGGCCTGACCTATGCCAGCGCTGGCGCGTTTTCGACGCCGCGGCGATTGGCGCTGACCATCGAAGGGCTGCTTGACGCCTCCCCCATGCTGCAAGAAGTCCGGCGCGGCCCCCGGGCCGATGCGCCGGAAAAGGCGCTGGACGGGTTCTTGCGCTCCACTGGGCTGAGCAAAGCGCAGCTTGAATTGCGGGAAGAAAAGAAGGGCAGCTTCTACTTCGCCACAATCGAAAAACCAGGGCGCCCAGCGGCAGAGATCATTGCCGAGGTCATCCCGCAGGTCATCCGCAATTTCCCTTGGCCGAAATCCATGCGGTGGGGCAACGGGCCGCTCAGATGGGTCCGCCCCCTGCATTCGATCCTCTGCATCTTGAGCGCGGAGGACGGGTCCGAGACTGTCGCATTCGACGTCGACGGCATCGCCTCTGGCAACACCACTAAAGGCCATCGCTTTATGGCGCCGGGGGCATTCGCGGTGAACGCCTTTGCCGATTATGAAGCGAAGCTGAAGCAGGCCAAGGTCATCCTCTCGGCCGAGGAACGCGCCGAGCATATCTGGCACGACGCGACCAATATGGCGTTTGCAGCCGGGTTGGAAGTGGTCGAGGACCCCGGGCTTCTGGCCGAGGTCGCGGGGCTGGTGGAATGGCCCGTCGTGCTGATGGGGCAAATCGGCGCGGATTTCCTCGATCTGCCGCCTGAGGTGCTGCAGACCTCGATGAAGGAACATCAGAAATTCTTCTCTGTCCGGAACCCGAAGACCGGGCGGATCGAGCGGTTTATCACGGTCGCGAACCGGGAAACGGCGGATCAGGGCAAGACGATCCTCGCGGGCAACGAGAAGGTTCTGGCAGCCCGGCTTTCGGATGCGAAGTTCTTCTGGGAGAACGATTTGCGCGTCGCGCGCGGAGGCATGCAGCCCTGGCTCGACCAGCTTGGCAATGTCACCTTCCATGCCGAACTTGGCACGCAAGCCGCCCGGATCGACCGGATCGCCGCCCTGGCGCGAGAAATCGCCCCGGTGGTTGGGGCCGAGGCGGATCAGGCCGAACAAGCTGCGCGCATCGCCAAGGCCGATTTAAGCACCGCAATGGTCTATGAGTTACCGGAGCTTCAAGGTCTTATGGGCCGGTATTATGCCGAGGCCGCGGGCTTCTCCGCTGAGATCGCCGCCGTGGCCGAAGATCACTACGCGCCCCTTGGACCGTCCGACGATCTGCCTGAGGCACCGCTTTCGGTTGCTGTCGCGCTGGCCGATAAGATCGACACGCTCACCGGGTTCTGGGTGATCGACGAAAAACCCACAGGCTCAAAAGATCCGTTCGCGCTCCGCCGTGCGGCATTGGGCATCATTCGGATCGTGCTCGGCGGGGATCGCCGGATCAATCTGGACCGGTTCATCGACAGCCAGATCCTGAAACATAAAATCGCGATCAACCGCAGCGGGGCCAAGGAAGCCGAAATCGCAGCGCTGGAAGATGTTCTGCAAGCGATCGCTGCTCATGGCGTGTTTGGCGCGGCCTTCGAAGCGGTCATGAATGTCATCCGCGACAATGGCAAAGACGAGCCTGAGACCGGCGAGGGTTCGCTCCTGCGCACCGTTGGTGATCTGGTGCCCGATATCTCGACGGACCTCCTGGCATTCTTCCATGACCGGCTGAAAGTGCATCTCCGCGACGAAGGCATCCGCCACGATGTCATCGACGCGTGCTTGGCGATGCCTGGCCATGACGATCTCACCCTCATCGTGATGCGCGCCCGCGCCCTCGCCGCGTTCTTGGAGAGCGACGAGGGTGGCAATCTGTTGCAAGGCTACAAACGCGCCGCCAATATCTTGAGCCAAGCCGAGGCGGCCGATGGCGTCGAGTACCGCTATGGCGCGGACGTGAAATACGCCGAAACGGACGAAGAATGCGCCCTTTTTGCCGCTCTCGACCAAGCTGAACAGGCCATCGCGCCCGCGCTAGACGCCGAAGATTTCGCAACAGCCATGACCGAAATGGCACATCTCAGAGGGCCGATTGACGGCTTCTTTGACGCGGTTCAGGTGAATGCTGAGAACCAAGTCTTGCGCCGTAACAGGCTGAATTTGCTGCACCAAATCGTCGAAATCTGCACCCAAGTGGCCGATCTGTCGCATATCGAAGGGTAG
- a CDS encoding glycine--tRNA ligase subunit alpha: MSALVHPKSFQEIILRLQSYWAEKGCAIMQPYDMEVGAGTFHPATTLRSLGSNAWAAAYVQPSRRPTDGRYGENPNRLQHYYQYQVLIKPSPPDLQALYLGSLEAIGIDMALHDIRFVEDDWESPTLGAWGLGWEVWCDGMEVSQFTYFQQVGGHDCKPVSGELTYGLERLAMYVLGIDHVMDMPFNDPAAPIPLSYGDVFRQTEQEYSRWNFDVANTDVLLKQFEEAEDACQAILAEEHHDPKTGKRIVMAHPAYDQCIKASHIFNLLDARGVISVTERQAYIGRVRALAKQCADAFVMTEAGGWTPAVA, from the coding sequence ATGTCTGCGCTTGTCCACCCGAAGAGTTTTCAGGAGATCATCCTGAGGCTGCAAAGCTATTGGGCCGAAAAGGGCTGCGCGATCATGCAGCCCTATGACATGGAGGTCGGCGCGGGCACGTTTCACCCGGCCACGACGCTCCGCAGCCTTGGCTCGAACGCCTGGGCCGCAGCCTATGTACAGCCGTCGCGGCGACCGACCGATGGGCGCTATGGCGAGAATCCGAACCGGTTGCAGCACTATTATCAGTATCAAGTGCTGATCAAACCCTCGCCGCCCGATCTACAGGCGCTCTATCTCGGCTCCCTTGAGGCGATCGGGATCGATATGGCGCTGCATGACATCCGCTTTGTCGAGGATGACTGGGAAAGTCCAACACTGGGCGCCTGGGGCCTTGGTTGGGAGGTCTGGTGCGACGGGATGGAGGTGAGCCAGTTCACCTATTTCCAACAAGTCGGCGGTCATGACTGTAAGCCGGTTTCGGGCGAGCTGACTTATGGGTTGGAACGCTTGGCGATGTATGTGCTGGGCATCGATCATGTGATGGATATGCCGTTTAACGACCCTGCCGCACCGATCCCGCTCAGCTATGGCGATGTATTCCGCCAGACAGAGCAAGAATACAGCCGTTGGAACTTCGATGTCGCCAACACCGATGTCCTCCTGAAGCAGTTCGAAGAGGCAGAAGACGCGTGCCAAGCCATTCTCGCCGAAGAACATCACGACCCAAAGACCGGCAAACGGATCGTCATGGCGCACCCCGCCTATGACCAATGCATCAAGGCCAGCCATATCTTCAACCTGCTTGATGCGCGCGGCGTGATCAGCGTGACCGAGCGGCAGGCCTATATTGGCCGCGTCCGGGCGCTGGCAAAACAATGCGCCGATGCGTTTGTGATGACCGAGGCGGGCGGTTGGACCCCTGCGGTCGCATGA
- a CDS encoding serine protease produces MKRGFTQVCLAIGIALCVAAFAAGGAAAQERVWVQIEAHPDLATAESRVRAYSRLIDNVNGYRLASGWYAVALGPFGPADANQQLRALQAQGLIPRDSYIELGTIYRQQFWPIGANTLTAQPVTPATPTAPVVTAEPAAPIVPAAPLDETVSEARQSERALDRPAREALQIAMQWFGFYNSGIDGAFGPGTRRAMTDWQTANGFEPTGILTTRQRAQLLDAYAGELAALGMEPVRDERAGIEINLPMAMIQFDRYEYPFVHFTSRDNSGVQVLLISQTGNRATLAGLYEIMQTLEVVPLEGERERRNDSFVLTGQSASLRSHTAARLQDGQVKGFSLIWTPERDAQMARVLPMMEQSLTFLDGALDPGATDPTTEQGIDLVSGLEVRRPDISRSGFYISAEGAVLTTTEVIGQCTRLLIDDVHEVELTYRNDDLGLAVLRPRSQLAPMSYATFAPAPARLRSDIAVAGFPFNGALSTASLTFGTLADLSGLNGEDTIQRLDISAAESEAGGPVLDATGAVLGMVLPGDGSGRALPEGVSFALRGDQLNTVLAEAGITPAMAPGGQALGREALARLGANMTVLVSCWN; encoded by the coding sequence ATGAAACGCGGTTTTACGCAGGTCTGTCTTGCGATTGGGATTGCTTTATGTGTGGCGGCATTTGCCGCCGGTGGTGCGGCGGCACAGGAACGCGTTTGGGTGCAGATCGAGGCGCATCCCGATCTGGCCACCGCCGAGAGCCGGGTGCGGGCCTATTCACGGCTGATCGACAATGTGAACGGCTACCGCCTGGCCTCCGGTTGGTATGCGGTCGCGCTTGGGCCCTTCGGCCCGGCAGATGCCAATCAACAGTTGCGCGCCCTCCAGGCTCAGGGATTGATCCCACGCGACAGTTATATCGAATTGGGCACCATCTATCGGCAGCAATTCTGGCCCATAGGTGCCAATACCCTGACGGCGCAGCCGGTAACGCCGGCGACGCCAACCGCGCCCGTCGTCACGGCTGAGCCAGCGGCGCCGATCGTGCCGGCGGCCCCTTTGGATGAAACCGTGTCCGAGGCGCGGCAGTCCGAACGCGCGCTGGATCGCCCCGCACGTGAAGCATTACAGATCGCGATGCAGTGGTTTGGGTTCTACAATTCGGGCATCGATGGGGCGTTTGGCCCCGGCACCCGCCGCGCCATGACGGATTGGCAAACGGCAAATGGGTTTGAGCCGACCGGCATCTTGACCACGCGCCAACGGGCGCAGTTGTTGGACGCTTATGCTGGTGAGTTGGCGGCGCTTGGAATGGAACCGGTGCGGGATGAACGCGCCGGGATCGAGATCAACCTGCCGATGGCGATGATCCAATTTGACCGGTACGAATACCCGTTTGTGCATTTCACGAGCCGCGACAATTCCGGTGTTCAAGTCTTGCTGATCTCGCAAACCGGCAACCGCGCGACGCTCGCGGGGCTTTATGAAATCATGCAAACGCTCGAGGTTGTGCCGTTGGAAGGCGAGCGTGAACGGCGGAATGACAGTTTCGTTCTGACCGGCCAAAGCGCCAGTCTGCGGTCGCACACCGCGGCGCGGCTGCAAGACGGCCAAGTGAAAGGGTTCTCGCTGATCTGGACACCGGAACGCGACGCGCAGATGGCGCGCGTTTTGCCGATGATGGAGCAGAGCCTGACCTTCCTCGACGGGGCGCTGGACCCTGGGGCGACCGATCCGACCACGGAGCAGGGCATCGATCTCGTCTCGGGTCTGGAGGTGCGCCGCCCGGATATCAGCCGCTCAGGTTTCTATATCAGTGCAGAGGGCGCGGTTTTGACCACGACCGAGGTGATCGGCCAGTGCACACGGCTTTTGATCGACGACGTGCATGAGGTGGAACTGACCTATCGCAATGATGATCTGGGCCTCGCGGTTTTGCGGCCGCGGAGCCAGCTTGCACCGATGTCCTACGCGACTTTCGCGCCTGCACCGGCGCGGCTTCGCTCTGACATTGCCGTGGCGGGTTTCCCATTCAACGGCGCGCTTAGCACCGCCTCGCTGACCTTCGGGACCTTGGCGGATCTGAGCGGTTTGAATGGCGAAGATACCATTCAGCGGCTGGACATCTCAGCAGCGGAGAGTGAGGCGGGCGGCCCGGTTCTGGACGCAACTGGCGCCGTGCTTGGCATGGTTTTGCCGGGCGATGGCTCGGGCCGGGCGCTGCCCGAAGGGGTCAGTTTCGCGCTGCGCGGAGATCAACTGAACACGGTTCTGGCTGAGGCAGGGATCACGCCCGCTATGGCCCCGGGCGGGCAAGCGCTGGGCCGTGAGGCCTTGGCCCGGCTTGGTGCGAATATGACCGTCTTGGTGAGTTGCTGGAACTGA
- a CDS encoding SIMPL domain-containing protein yields MKYLVLSMAVFLGGAAVASAEEIATMTIHGQGEIAVTPDMATLRLGVVTEAETAGAALAANSADLAAVLDTLGTAGIEARNIQTSQLSIHPIWSDHMSSISDGRDRQITGFTATNELSVRVRDLEKLGDVLDAVAAQGANTMRGLSFGLSDPDPVTEEARLAAVADAQARATLLAGAAEVEIVGIHRIEDSTGGMSPAGRAEFGMLARDAVPIAEGEVTVSATVTIIYEIDG; encoded by the coding sequence ATGAAATATCTTGTTCTGAGCATGGCGGTTTTCCTAGGCGGCGCAGCGGTCGCTTCGGCGGAAGAGATCGCGACGATGACGATTCATGGCCAGGGCGAGATCGCCGTGACGCCAGATATGGCGACCCTACGGCTTGGCGTCGTGACCGAAGCGGAAACGGCTGGCGCGGCGCTGGCGGCCAACAGCGCTGATCTGGCAGCGGTTTTGGACACGCTTGGCACCGCCGGCATTGAGGCGCGAAACATTCAAACTTCGCAGCTTTCAATCCATCCGATCTGGTCTGACCACATGTCCAGTATCTCGGATGGCAGAGATCGTCAGATCACCGGGTTTACCGCGACCAATGAATTGTCCGTCCGCGTCCGCGATTTGGAGAAACTGGGTGATGTGCTGGATGCTGTAGCCGCGCAAGGCGCGAATACGATGCGCGGATTGTCCTTCGGGCTCAGCGATCCCGACCCGGTGACTGAAGAGGCCCGCTTGGCGGCCGTGGCCGATGCGCAAGCGCGCGCCACGTTACTGGCCGGGGCCGCAGAGGTCGAGATTGTCGGTATCCACCGCATTGAGGATAGCACCGGCGGCATGAGCCCGGCGGGCAGGGCAGAATTTGGCATGTTGGCCCGCGATGCCGTGCCAATTGCCGAGGGCGAGGTCACCGTCTCGGCGACGGTGACCATCATCTATGAAATCGACGGCTAG
- the guaD gene encoding guanine deaminase — MSDILLLGQTLRFTGDPFAEHAEAANHTRHGAVLLRDGLIAEVGTADSLRAAYPAAAVVDHGDALILPGFIDAHAHYPQTAIIASWGLRLIDWLNRYTFPEEMRFGDPAYATEVAARYFDLTLAAGTTTVASYCTIHAESVDAFFGEAQARGVRALAGKTCMDRNAPDGLRDTAQSAYDDSKALLERWHGQGRLSYVITPRFSPTSTPEQLSALGALWAEHPECLMQTHLSEQTDEIAWAKSLFPEARDYLDTYEQHGLLGPGALFGHAIHLEPREIDRLAEVGAALIHCPTSNTFIGSGLFDMALTARLRVGLATDTGGGSSFSMLRTMAAAYEVAQLRGQALHPSQLLWLATQGSAKALGLEHQIGTLAPGMEADLIVLDLTSTPAIAQRAARADDIWEAVFPTIMMGDDRAIAQTYIAGKPVKA; from the coding sequence ATGTCCGACATACTCCTTCTGGGCCAGACCCTTCGCTTCACCGGCGACCCGTTTGCCGAGCATGCAGAGGCGGCCAATCACACGCGTCATGGCGCGGTATTGCTCCGCGATGGCCTGATTGCTGAGGTCGGCACCGCTGACAGCTTGCGCGCGGCGTATCCGGCGGCGGCAGTCGTCGATCATGGTGATGCGCTGATCTTGCCGGGCTTCATCGACGCCCATGCCCATTATCCGCAGACCGCAATCATCGCCTCGTGGGGTCTGCGCCTGATCGACTGGCTGAACCGCTATACCTTCCCCGAAGAGATGCGCTTTGGCGACCCGGCCTATGCTACCGAGGTCGCCGCGCGGTATTTCGACCTGACGCTTGCGGCGGGCACCACGACGGTCGCCAGCTATTGTACGATCCACGCCGAGAGCGTCGATGCGTTTTTCGGCGAAGCCCAAGCCCGGGGCGTGCGAGCGCTTGCGGGAAAGACCTGCATGGACCGGAACGCGCCGGACGGACTCCGCGATACCGCTCAATCAGCCTATGACGACAGCAAAGCCCTGTTGGAGCGGTGGCATGGCCAGGGCCGGCTCAGCTATGTGATCACGCCGCGGTTTTCGCCAACCTCGACGCCGGAGCAACTCTCGGCCCTGGGCGCGCTTTGGGCCGAGCACCCGGAGTGCTTGATGCAGACCCATTTGAGCGAGCAAACAGACGAGATTGCTTGGGCCAAATCGCTCTTTCCGGAGGCGCGCGATTATCTCGACACCTATGAGCAGCACGGGCTTCTCGGCCCCGGCGCGCTCTTTGGGCATGCGATCCATTTGGAGCCGCGCGAGATTGACCGCTTGGCAGAGGTTGGCGCGGCGCTGATCCACTGCCCCACCTCGAACACGTTCATCGGCTCAGGGCTCTTTGATATGGCGCTCACCGCGCGGTTGCGGGTCGGTCTGGCGACGGATACCGGCGGAGGCTCGTCCTTCTCCATGCTGCGCACCATGGCGGCGGCGTATGAGGTCGCCCAGTTGCGCGGCCAAGCCTTACACCCAAGTCAGCTTCTCTGGCTGGCAACGCAAGGCTCGGCCAAGGCCCTTGGGTTGGAACATCAGATCGGAACTCTAGCGCCAGGCATGGAGGCCGATCTGATCGTGCTGGACCTCACTTCAACGCCAGCCATTGCGCAACGAGCGGCCCGCGCCGATGATATTTGGGAGGCGGTGTTCCCGACGATCATGATGGGCGATGACCGCGCAATTGCACAGACCTATATCGCCGGGAAGCCGGTCAAAGCCTGA
- a CDS encoding serine/threonine-protein kinase, whose translation MTLVLLLILALIAVWSALFLPDSTVARLLGRTAPDVEIATSPEHSAPSATVSAPASVDRNDTLARLDPEADALPDPVEPTAAPDLNDVDTQADLPDIDADIDLGPTPVDPETLLPSAEETEALYASTGIWQRPPEQPIFVDPGLEDEIYMAAIDPVVVTHDALAIPAPDVIPEVTRSYASPAPFGTSFALGPDGLVIPTPEGATTADGVRIFAGTPSIQPVPRAGGPDPTPAEGEATQPDLDVNATLLAAFQPTPRPGDLAERRERQRLGGFTISELSSRRPTERPPSVQQLALAARTLATETTPEASSGTPGATFDANALTGRNTTDDAQIIQASGLAVASSRMPAIRPGDIGEIVARATRSTASSGASTAAVQQASAPATVQPSIPSTATVARAATDRNAINLRNVNLIGVSGTPSNRRALVRLPSGRFVRVGVGDRVDGGRVAAIGEDSLQYVKNGRNITLDIPG comes from the coding sequence TTGACACTGGTTCTGTTGCTGATCTTGGCCCTGATCGCCGTATGGTCGGCGCTGTTTTTGCCCGACAGCACGGTGGCCAGGTTGTTGGGTCGCACCGCTCCCGATGTGGAGATTGCCACATCACCCGAGCATTCGGCCCCATCGGCCACCGTCAGCGCCCCGGCATCGGTGGACCGGAACGACACGTTGGCGCGACTCGACCCAGAGGCAGACGCGCTGCCGGACCCCGTTGAACCCACCGCCGCGCCGGACCTCAATGACGTCGATACCCAGGCCGACCTGCCAGATATCGACGCCGATATTGATCTCGGCCCGACACCAGTCGATCCAGAAACGTTGCTGCCGTCCGCCGAAGAAACAGAGGCGCTCTACGCCTCGACCGGGATCTGGCAGCGCCCACCAGAGCAGCCGATTTTCGTTGATCCCGGCCTGGAAGATGAGATCTACATGGCCGCCATCGACCCGGTTGTCGTGACCCATGATGCGCTTGCCATTCCGGCGCCGGACGTGATCCCTGAGGTCACTCGGAGCTATGCCTCGCCCGCCCCGTTCGGTACCAGTTTTGCCCTCGGCCCCGATGGTCTGGTCATACCAACACCAGAGGGCGCGACGACGGCGGATGGCGTGCGGATCTTTGCCGGCACACCGTCGATCCAACCGGTCCCCCGTGCAGGCGGACCCGACCCAACGCCGGCGGAGGGCGAAGCAACACAGCCTGATCTTGATGTGAATGCGACCCTTTTGGCGGCCTTTCAACCCACGCCCCGTCCTGGCGATCTTGCCGAACGGCGCGAGCGCCAACGTCTCGGCGGATTCACGATCAGCGAACTGTCCAGCCGACGCCCAACCGAGCGGCCGCCATCGGTGCAGCAATTGGCGCTAGCCGCCCGCACGCTCGCAACCGAGACGACACCGGAAGCCTCAAGCGGCACACCAGGCGCGACCTTTGACGCCAATGCTCTGACGGGGCGCAACACCACGGATGATGCGCAGATCATTCAAGCCAGCGGCTTGGCTGTCGCCTCCTCTCGCATGCCCGCGATCCGTCCGGGCGATATCGGGGAGATCGTCGCACGGGCCACCCGCAGCACTGCAAGCAGCGGCGCCAGCACGGCGGCCGTTCAACAAGCCAGCGCGCCGGCAACCGTGCAACCATCCATCCCCTCAACGGCTACCGTTGCACGGGCCGCCACGGATCGGAACGCGATCAACCTCCGCAATGTCAATCTAATCGGAGTCTCTGGCACGCCGTCGAACCGCCGCGCATTGGTGCGTTTGCCTTCGGGTCGGTTTGTGCGGGTTGGCGTTGGCGATCGGGTCGATGGCGGTCGGGTGGCTGCGATTGGCGAAGACAGTCTGCAATATGTGAAAAACGGTCGGAACATCACTTTGGACATTCCGGGCTGA
- a CDS encoding DUF6446 family protein has product MASLIVLSTAVFGAALWWFQTRAYYEPVLADAPAAEIRLTGFSGVVEPLLIEDFEGIDAESSPLRFRACFTTPISLATLTESFEPYEDAAPLVAPGWFDCFDAAEIGAALEDGSALAFLGEANTPYGIDQIVAVTGDGRGYAWPQINACGEAAFAGDPLPPGCPPAPERTETDA; this is encoded by the coding sequence ATGGCCTCCCTCATCGTTCTCTCGACGGCAGTTTTTGGCGCCGCGCTGTGGTGGTTCCAAACCCGCGCCTATTACGAGCCGGTTTTGGCGGATGCGCCTGCGGCCGAGATTCGGCTAACAGGGTTTTCCGGCGTGGTTGAGCCGCTTTTGATCGAGGATTTCGAGGGGATTGATGCCGAGAGCTCGCCGCTTCGGTTTCGCGCCTGTTTCACGACACCGATCAGCTTGGCGACGCTGACGGAGAGCTTTGAACCCTACGAAGATGCCGCGCCGCTCGTGGCACCCGGTTGGTTCGACTGCTTCGATGCCGCTGAAATCGGGGCGGCGTTGGAAGACGGCTCCGCCCTTGCCTTTTTGGGTGAGGCCAACACCCCTTACGGAATTGACCAGATTGTGGCGGTGACAGGCGACGGGCGTGGCTACGCCTGGCCGCAGATCAACGCCTGTGGCGAGGCCGCCTTTGCCGGTGACCCGCTGCCCCCGGGCTGCCCGCCCGCGCCTGAGAGGACTGAGACTGATGCCTGA
- the mgtE gene encoding magnesium transporter — MADEADDILLEEKDSYALDESLRGQVRRAVLAEDLAAIDALMEPLHPADIADLLEQISGAEREALLHLWSAGVDGEVLSELDENLREEVISFLPDHVLAEAVRELDSDDVVDLVEDLEDHQQEAILGALDDADRAAVEEALSFPEDSAGRLMQREVVRAPEHWTVGEMIDHLRHHKADLPEQFYHVILVDPRMKPTGYVTLGRMLSTPRDTELTEITEDSFRVIPATQPEEEVAYAFNQYHLISAPVVDDDGRLVGAITIDDAMAVLDAEAEEDILRLAGVGEGRLSDRIIDTTRRRFPWLAVNLVTAILASLVIAQFEAAIAQLVALAVLMPIVASMGGNAGTQSLTVAVRAIATKDLTRSNLMRVIVREAGVGLINGLIFAVVMGAVGLIWFGSMALGGVIALAMVINLLVAGLAGILVPVTLDRFGVDPALASGAFVTTVTDVVGFFAFLGLAVLVLL; from the coding sequence ATGGCGGACGAGGCGGATGACATCCTGTTAGAGGAAAAAGACAGCTACGCGCTGGATGAATCGCTGCGCGGGCAGGTGCGCCGCGCGGTGCTGGCGGAGGATTTGGCCGCTATCGACGCGTTGATGGAGCCGCTCCACCCGGCGGATATCGCGGACCTTTTGGAGCAGATTTCCGGCGCCGAGCGTGAGGCGCTCTTGCATCTATGGTCCGCTGGCGTCGACGGCGAAGTGCTCTCGGAACTGGATGAAAACCTCCGCGAGGAGGTGATCTCCTTCCTGCCCGATCATGTGCTCGCCGAGGCGGTGCGTGAGCTTGACAGTGACGATGTCGTCGATCTGGTCGAGGACCTCGAAGATCACCAGCAAGAGGCCATCCTCGGCGCGCTGGACGATGCCGACCGGGCCGCCGTCGAAGAGGCGCTGAGCTTCCCGGAGGACTCTGCTGGCCGTTTGATGCAGCGCGAGGTGGTGCGCGCGCCTGAGCATTGGACCGTCGGCGAGATGATCGATCATCTGCGGCATCACAAAGCCGATTTGCCGGAGCAATTCTATCATGTGATCCTGGTCGATCCGCGGATGAAACCCACCGGCTATGTGACGCTTGGCCGGATGTTGTCCACGCCGCGTGATACGGAACTGACCGAGATCACCGAAGACAGTTTTCGGGTCATCCCGGCGACCCAACCGGAGGAAGAAGTCGCGTACGCCTTCAACCAATATCACCTCATCTCGGCCCCGGTTGTCGATGATGATGGTCGTTTGGTGGGCGCCATCACAATTGATGATGCGATGGCGGTTCTGGATGCCGAGGCCGAAGAGGATATCCTGCGCCTGGCGGGTGTGGGCGAGGGCAGGCTCAGCGACCGGATCATCGATACAACCCGGCGGCGGTTCCCTTGGCTTGCGGTGAACCTCGTCACGGCGATCCTGGCGTCTCTGGTGATTGCGCAGTTTGAGGCGGCGATTGCACAATTGGTGGCGCTGGCCGTACTAATGCCGATCGTCGCTTCGATGGGCGGGAATGCGGGGACACAAAGCCTGACGGTCGCCGTCCGCGCCATTGCGACCAAGGATTTGACTCGCTCCAACTTGATGCGGGTGATCGTGCGAGAAGCTGGTGTCGGCTTGATCAACGGACTGATTTTCGCGGTCGTGATGGGGGCGGTTGGGCTGATCTGGTTTGGCTCGATGGCGCTTGGTGGCGTGATTGCCTTGGCTATGGTGATCAACCTCTTGGTCGCGGGGCTGGCGGGTATTTTGGTGCCCGTCACGCTTGATCGGTTCGGCGTTGATCCGGCGCTTGCATCGGGGGCGTTTGTGACCACCGTGACTGATGTGGTGGGCTTTTTCGCGTTTCTCGGACTGGCGGTCTTGGTGCTTTTGTAG